A region of Thermococcus argininiproducens DNA encodes the following proteins:
- a CDS encoding 6-pyruvoyl trahydropterin synthase family protein has translation MRFKIVERKIGWHKDFDSSHFLVLPYESKCLRIHGHTYNVDVEIWGDLNKNGMIFDFNHLSSLIKLLDHKILVSEEWITEKKGSYIIIERNGKRLELPEDEVVVLNKPNVTAELIAEWFAERISEKAGENVKKIRVKIWEDPRSYAEVVLEY, from the coding sequence ATGAGATTCAAGATTGTTGAGAGAAAAATTGGATGGCATAAGGATTTTGATAGTTCCCACTTCTTGGTGCTTCCATATGAGAGTAAGTGTCTTAGGATTCATGGACACACATATAACGTAGATGTAGAGATATGGGGAGATCTTAATAAAAATGGGATGATTTTTGACTTTAACCACCTTAGTAGCTTAATAAAGCTCCTAGATCATAAGATTCTGGTAAGCGAGGAGTGGATAACTGAAAAAAAAGGTTCTTATATAATAATCGAGAGAAATGGCAAGCGATTAGAGTTGCCGGAAGATGAGGTAGTAGTTCTCAACAAGCCAAATGTAACTGCTGAACTCATAGCGGAGTGGTTTGCTGAAAGGATATCTGAAAAGGCTGGGGAAAATGTGAAAAAAATCAGGGTAAAGATATGGGAAGATCCAAGGAGTTATGCAGAGGTAGTCTTAGAATATTAA
- a CDS encoding chromate resistance protein ChrB domain-containing protein: protein MKWVTREHVHVDRVACPWLIKRFIDPEAEFIFVPRDTDPATITEGIPFDFKGVELGHHNGKCSFDAFIEKYNITDPAVLKIAEIVREADTHVENPSPLAIALDIIARGYRMICKDDYETLEKEFYLYDALYAYFKKELEEGET, encoded by the coding sequence ATGAAGTGGGTAACACGTGAACATGTTCATGTGGATAGAGTTGCTTGCCCGTGGCTTATAAAACGATTTATAGATCCTGAAGCCGAGTTTATTTTTGTGCCGCGTGATACGGATCCCGCAACTATAACTGAAGGGATACCATTTGATTTTAAGGGGGTTGAACTAGGTCACCATAATGGAAAATGCTCCTTTGACGCATTTATAGAGAAGTACAATATAACGGACCCTGCAGTGTTAAAGATAGCTGAAATAGTTAGAGAAGCAGACACTCACGTTGAGAACCCCTCTCCCTTGGCCATAGCTCTTGATATTATTGCTAGAGGCTATAGGATGATCTGTAAGGATGACTATGAGACACTAGAAAAGGAATTTTATCTCTATGACGCGTTGTATGCATATTTCAAGAAAGAACTAGAGGAGGGAGAAACTTAA
- a CDS encoding PPC domain-containing DNA-binding protein, giving the protein MRFSKGRAFLFRVPEGKELLSFINEFAKKHNVLIGTVSVIGTLRDPKIGYFEEDKKQYKVIELKGTYELISALGNISLKDDEPFAHIHVSLGDKEGRMLGGHLVEGEVFVAEVFIQELLGELLERKPKENGLALWDTEES; this is encoded by the coding sequence ATGAGATTTTCAAAAGGTAGAGCATTTCTTTTCAGAGTACCGGAAGGAAAGGAACTCTTAAGTTTTATCAATGAATTTGCCAAAAAGCACAATGTGCTGATTGGAACTGTTAGTGTGATAGGCACTCTAAGAGATCCTAAAATCGGGTATTTTGAAGAGGACAAGAAACAATACAAAGTTATTGAGCTCAAGGGGACTTATGAACTTATTTCTGCTTTAGGGAACATAAGTCTCAAAGATGATGAGCCTTTTGCCCATATCCACGTAAGCCTAGGAGACAAGGAAGGGAGGATGCTTGGTGGTCATTTAGTAGAAGGCGAAGTTTTCGTGGCAGAAGTGTTTATTCAGGAGTTGCTAGGAGAGTTATTGGAGAGGAAGCCTAAAGAAAACGGGTTAGCTTTGTGGGATACTGAAGAAAGTTAG
- a CDS encoding SPL family radical SAM protein yields MYIRSFDPWKSKLCTCPFKYTLNIYTGCDHACVYCYITSYIPKAFKVRTKENLFLYLEKELRSFDKRFIIALSYSSDPYPTIDKELKITRKVLKLLQRYDVRCLILTKSNLFERDLDILKGLKCAVGITITTVDKKKAKLLEPNAPSPSERIKALKKAKEEGIPIYARIDPIIPFYTWKDFDKTLKALDFVSHITVSTLKLRADSWKRMEAKFPALMERLSPLYKKGEKIAGYYYLPKEIRFKILREAREKIEGMGITFGSCREGYYSYPSCDGSHLVPP; encoded by the coding sequence ATGTATATTAGATCTTTTGACCCATGGAAATCCAAACTTTGCACATGTCCTTTTAAGTACACTCTCAATATATATACTGGATGCGACCACGCGTGCGTTTACTGTTATATAACCTCATACATCCCCAAGGCCTTTAAAGTGAGGACAAAGGAGAATCTTTTCCTATACCTAGAAAAAGAACTCAGAAGCTTCGACAAACGCTTTATAATAGCCTTGTCATATTCCTCTGATCCATATCCTACAATAGATAAAGAGCTTAAAATAACCCGAAAAGTCCTCAAACTCTTACAAAGATACGATGTCAGATGTTTAATCCTCACCAAGTCAAATTTATTCGAACGAGACTTGGATATACTAAAAGGTCTAAAGTGTGCTGTGGGAATCACTATAACAACAGTAGACAAGAAAAAAGCCAAATTATTGGAACCAAATGCTCCTTCTCCATCAGAGAGAATTAAAGCCCTAAAAAAGGCAAAAGAAGAAGGAATTCCCATCTACGCCAGAATTGATCCTATAATACCATTCTACACTTGGAAAGATTTTGATAAGACTCTAAAAGCATTGGACTTTGTCTCCCATATTACTGTTTCCACCCTAAAATTGCGGGCTGACTCATGGAAGAGAATGGAAGCAAAATTCCCTGCATTAATGGAAAGACTTTCCCCTCTTTATAAAAAGGGAGAAAAAATTGCTGGATACTACTATCTACCCAAAGAAATAAGGTTCAAGATTCTCAGAGAGGCCCGAGAAAAGATTGAAGGAATGGGTATAACATTTGGCTCTTGCCGAGAGGGATACTATTCCTACCCAAGCTGCGATGGCTCCCATTTGGTACCCCCATGA
- a CDS encoding OsmC family protein, with translation MKGVVKWIEDKKFEALTEEGGKIIFGESGISPMKTLLLSVAGCTSIDVVMILQKMREPIEGLEVEITGERRDEHPRIYTKAHLHYKIYGDVNEEKAKRAIDLSQTKYCSVGAHLKLSGTEVTYSYEIIREKV, from the coding sequence ATGAAAGGAGTTGTCAAATGGATTGAGGATAAGAAGTTCGAAGCTCTGACAGAGGAGGGTGGGAAAATAATTTTTGGAGAAAGTGGCATCTCTCCAATGAAGACTCTCCTTCTTAGTGTTGCTGGATGTACGTCAATAGATGTAGTAATGATATTGCAAAAAATGCGGGAGCCCATAGAAGGTCTAGAGGTCGAAATAACTGGTGAAAGGAGAGATGAGCACCCTAGAATCTACACAAAAGCCCATCTCCATTATAAAATCTATGGAGACGTAAACGAGGAAAAAGCTAAAAGAGCAATAGACCTCAGTCAAACAAAATACTGTTCTGTGGGGGCTCATTTGAAATTAAGTGGCACTGAGGTAACTTATTCTTACGAGATTATTAGGGAAAAAGTTTAA
- a CDS encoding family 4A encapsulin nanocompartment shell protein translates to MRGELIRVLSGVEEKANELKMEGFEPDIVLFGKEAYEFLKSQVNAEFGGEDTVSEISGLTIRVVEELGKDAVVIDSKILGLGLGGAKRVKIIKD, encoded by the coding sequence ATGAGGGGAGAACTTATTAGGGTTTTAAGTGGTGTTGAAGAAAAGGCCAATGAACTTAAGATGGAAGGATTTGAGCCAGATATTGTTCTGTTTGGGAAAGAGGCATACGAATTCCTGAAAAGTCAAGTTAATGCAGAATTTGGAGGAGAAGATACAGTCTCAGAGATTTCTGGACTTACAATAAGGGTGGTGGAAGAGCTCGGAAAAGATGCTGTCGTTATTGATTCAAAAATTTTAGGCCTTGGCCTCGGAGGGGCTAAGAGAGTTAAGATAATCAAAGATTAA
- a CDS encoding triphosphoribosyl-dephospho-CoA synthase → METWEVVKAFTIGPLLEVAIPKPGNVNRYKDFEDLTFYHFLFANTAVMDVFFEAAERGKQIKNKELLPRDARLGKLIEKAVENSKKIQNSNPNFGIITLAVPLIVALTWSGDIDSAREKTKLLIRSSTPQDTIEFYRAIRIANPKGIRKGVEYDVYDDSSFDAIVKDEVNLWKLAEVSSKRELIFKEWLNGYELSYSTFEKLKQLTSSLPLEKAALRAFLELLATNVDTLIIRKAGIEEAILVQETAKKALNGKVTFQELDSFLREKKDLRNPGSLADIMAIALSMLVLSGYKLNL, encoded by the coding sequence ATGGAAACATGGGAGGTTGTTAAAGCCTTTACCATAGGACCGTTACTAGAAGTAGCAATACCCAAACCAGGAAATGTAAATAGATATAAAGACTTTGAAGACCTTACATTTTATCATTTTCTTTTTGCCAACACAGCAGTTATGGATGTGTTTTTCGAGGCTGCAGAAAGAGGGAAACAAATTAAAAATAAAGAACTCTTACCCCGAGACGCAAGGCTTGGGAAACTCATAGAAAAAGCTGTTGAAAACTCCAAGAAAATCCAGAACTCCAATCCAAACTTTGGCATCATAACTTTAGCAGTCCCCTTAATCGTCGCTCTTACATGGAGTGGAGACATTGATTCCGCTAGAGAAAAAACTAAGCTCTTAATACGCTCCTCAACCCCCCAAGATACTATTGAGTTCTACAGAGCAATAAGAATTGCAAATCCAAAAGGAATTAGAAAAGGAGTAGAATACGATGTATATGACGACTCCTCATTTGATGCAATTGTGAAAGATGAAGTAAACTTGTGGAAACTCGCCGAAGTCTCAAGCAAAAGAGAGTTGATATTCAAAGAATGGCTAAATGGATATGAACTTAGTTATTCTACCTTTGAAAAGCTTAAACAACTTACCTCCTCACTTCCTCTTGAAAAAGCTGCCTTACGAGCATTTCTAGAACTTTTAGCAACTAACGTGGACACACTTATAATAAGAAAAGCAGGTATTGAAGAAGCTATTCTTGTCCAAGAGACTGCTAAAAAAGCATTGAATGGGAAAGTCACCTTCCAAGAACTTGATAGCTTTCTGAGAGAAAAGAAAGATCTAAGAAATCCCGGAAGTCTAGCGGACATTATGGCCATTGCTCTAAGTATGCTCGTTCTAAGTGGATACAAACTTAATCTTTGA
- a CDS encoding PspC domain-containing protein codes for MKKLEKRLKRSKRNKVFLGVLGGIAEYLEVDPTIIRILFILLCLVEPVFILAYFLMAIVMPEEEEIVTAEKIPQKFEKIVEETGEKVEEFAKKAPKIEKKDDTKLFGIALVILGTALLLKEFIPIPFLGLREIVAVLILVLGLYLVARG; via the coding sequence GTGAAGAAGTTGGAAAAGAGATTAAAGAGGAGTAAAAGAAACAAGGTATTTTTAGGAGTTTTAGGTGGTATTGCTGAATATCTTGAAGTGGATCCCACAATAATAAGGATATTATTTATCCTCTTGTGTCTCGTAGAACCCGTGTTCATCCTAGCATACTTCCTAATGGCTATAGTTATGCCCGAAGAGGAAGAAATAGTTACTGCAGAAAAGATCCCTCAAAAATTTGAAAAGATAGTTGAAGAGACTGGAGAAAAAGTGGAAGAATTCGCCAAGAAAGCTCCAAAAATTGAGAAAAAAGACGATACAAAACTCTTTGGAATAGCTCTCGTCATCCTAGGAACCGCATTACTCTTAAAAGAATTTATCCCAATTCCTTTCCTAGGTCTTAGAGAAATCGTTGCCGTGCTTATCTTGGTCCTTGGACTATACTTGGTGGCGAGGGGATAA
- a CDS encoding PspC domain-containing protein — MEKKLYRSRKNRMLFGVCGGLAEYFNVDPTLVRILFIILLIGSVGTAVLLYLLLAVVMPEEPKEGGEEVGKEIKEE, encoded by the coding sequence ATGGAAAAAAAGCTGTATAGAAGCAGAAAAAATAGAATGTTATTTGGAGTTTGTGGTGGACTAGCAGAATATTTTAACGTCGATCCTACTCTTGTAAGGATACTTTTTATAATACTACTCATAGGAAGTGTAGGGACGGCGGTTTTGTTATATCTCCTCCTGGCGGTTGTAATGCCCGAGGAGCCTAAGGAAGGAGGTGAAGAAGTTGGAAAAGAGATTAAAGAGGAGTAA
- a CDS encoding 2,3-bisphosphoglycerate-dependent phosphoglycerate mutase: protein MSNLILIRHGESLWNKLNLFTGWVDVPLSEKGVKEALNAGELLKYWRIDVIFTSELVRAIQTAMLVMSKNYSGIPKIEHENGMMKEWSLIYGEDGERYVPTYKSWHLNERYYGQLQGLNKDKAKKIYGEEQVLLWRRSYDVAPPGGESLKDTAKRTIPYFRGKIMPELERDKNVLVSAHGNSLRSIVMHIEGLTKEEVLKLNIPTGVPLIYEYQAGKLKRMGYLYEWGYDKSLHIK from the coding sequence ATGAGTAACCTCATACTAATAAGACATGGTGAGAGCCTTTGGAATAAATTAAACCTTTTCACTGGATGGGTGGATGTTCCTTTAAGCGAGAAAGGTGTAAAAGAGGCCTTGAATGCTGGGGAGCTTCTTAAATACTGGCGGATTGATGTGATTTTTACTTCCGAGCTTGTACGTGCAATCCAAACAGCAATGCTTGTAATGAGTAAAAACTATTCTGGGATTCCAAAGATAGAGCATGAAAATGGAATGATGAAAGAATGGAGTCTAATTTATGGAGAAGATGGGGAAAGGTATGTGCCTACATATAAGTCATGGCATTTGAATGAGCGATATTATGGGCAACTTCAAGGGTTAAACAAGGATAAAGCCAAAAAGATTTATGGGGAGGAACAAGTGCTTTTATGGAGGCGAAGCTATGATGTTGCTCCACCCGGTGGAGAAAGTCTTAAAGACACTGCCAAGAGAACCATCCCGTACTTTAGGGGGAAAATAATGCCCGAACTTGAGAGGGATAAAAATGTCCTTGTTTCAGCTCACGGGAACAGTTTGCGCTCAATAGTTATGCATATTGAAGGATTGACTAAGGAAGAGGTTTTGAAGCTTAATATTCCTACTGGGGTGCCATTAATCTATGAATACCAAGCTGGAAAGCTTAAAAGAATGGGATATCTTTATGAATGGGGATACGATAAAAGCTTGCATATAAAATAA
- a CDS encoding M67 family metallopeptidase — protein sequence MRFLYIKRVHLYEILQRAKESNVEICGFLLGQEHEDGFFVEEIVFTKNKLNSPVEFEVDPLETLEVFQKAETEELEIIGIFHSHVNCPHYPSGKDLKGMDLWRNAWLIVSTLGTYGAFLLKDGEIKEIRVVVLD from the coding sequence ATGAGGTTCCTTTATATAAAAAGAGTACATCTGTACGAAATACTTCAGAGGGCAAAAGAAAGCAATGTTGAAATATGTGGTTTTTTACTTGGACAAGAACATGAAGATGGATTTTTCGTAGAGGAAATAGTTTTCACGAAAAATAAGTTGAATTCTCCAGTAGAATTTGAAGTAGATCCATTGGAAACTTTAGAAGTTTTTCAAAAAGCTGAAACGGAAGAGTTAGAGATAATTGGAATTTTCCATTCTCATGTTAATTGTCCTCATTATCCCTCTGGCAAGGATCTAAAAGGAATGGATTTATGGAGAAATGCATGGTTAATAGTCAGCACTCTTGGAACTTATGGAGCATTCCTTTTAAAGGACGGAGAAATTAAAGAGATTAGAGTAGTAGTTCTGGATTGA
- the mobB gene encoding molybdopterin-guanine dinucleotide biosynthesis protein B — translation MKAIAFVGFKKSGKTSTLEKVANELKNRGYKIAIAKSMHTNFDNKNTDTWKFKQVADYIIVKAQETDALLFEAKDINALFSIIPEVDFLLLEGFKTVKHIPKIICAKSEEEVEALNDGLAIAISGIVANNKIHQIKGLPVINALENPGKLADLIEEKAFMLPNLDCRMCGLTCYEMAKLIIRGEKSIKDCVVISSKPQVVVKVDGKELPMKDWVQELVKKTIKGMLSAMKGYKEGRKIEITINNE, via the coding sequence ATGAAAGCCATAGCTTTTGTAGGTTTTAAAAAGAGTGGGAAGACCTCCACATTAGAAAAAGTTGCAAATGAACTCAAAAACAGAGGATACAAAATAGCAATAGCCAAAAGCATGCATACTAATTTTGATAACAAGAACACAGACACATGGAAATTTAAACAGGTAGCCGATTACATCATCGTTAAGGCCCAGGAAACCGACGCTTTACTTTTCGAGGCCAAGGATATAAATGCATTATTTTCAATAATTCCCGAAGTGGATTTCCTTCTTCTTGAGGGATTTAAAACAGTCAAGCACATTCCAAAAATAATATGTGCAAAAAGTGAAGAAGAAGTAGAGGCTCTCAATGACGGCCTAGCAATTGCAATTAGTGGAATTGTAGCAAATAACAAAATACACCAAATAAAAGGATTACCTGTGATAAATGCTCTCGAAAACCCTGGGAAACTAGCTGATTTAATCGAAGAGAAAGCATTTATGTTGCCAAATCTCGATTGTAGAATGTGTGGTCTCACTTGCTATGAAATGGCAAAATTAATTATAAGAGGAGAGAAAAGCATCAAAGACTGTGTTGTCATAAGCTCAAAACCTCAAGTAGTTGTGAAAGTTGATGGAAAAGAACTCCCAATGAAAGATTGGGTTCAAGAGTTAGTAAAAAAGACTATTAAAGGTATGCTTTCAGCCATGAAAGGGTATAAAGAAGGGCGAAAAATTGAGATTACAATAAATAACGAGTGA
- a CDS encoding LSm family protein, protein MSEEKVALLDKTLEKWKGKRVALAVSGDHSFTGTLEEFDEEVIVLENVADVVGNRGKSLIVKIDDINWIMLLE, encoded by the coding sequence ATGAGTGAAGAAAAAGTGGCCTTGCTTGACAAGACACTTGAGAAATGGAAGGGAAAAAGAGTTGCTCTTGCAGTTAGTGGAGACCATTCTTTCACTGGAACTCTAGAAGAATTTGATGAAGAAGTCATTGTGCTTGAAAACGTCGCAGATGTTGTTGGAAATAGAGGGAAATCCTTAATAGTTAAAATAGATGATATCAACTGGATAATGCTTCTAGAGTGA
- a CDS encoding AIR synthase family protein: protein MLPGKVPPEVLEKIVFGFLGAKDERVILKSGVGIDAAAIDFGENVLVASSDPITGAEKHIGFYAIHVNANDVATFGAKPKWFLATILLPENSDETLLKEIMEDMHENAKKLGVSIVGGHTEVTIGLNRPIVIGTMLGEVKKEKLVRSNGAKPGDMIILTKGAGIEGTAIIASEHEEKLKNAFGKEFVNRAKEFLEKISVVKEALIAADIGVNAMHDPTEGGIANGFHEMADAAGLGFRVYHEKIPIAEETKKLCEYFNLDPLALISSGSLLIAAPKEKAEEIVAAIQKEGITSAIVGEFLDDNNIKTIVKEGEEIPLKRPETDEIWKLF, encoded by the coding sequence ATGCTTCCAGGAAAAGTTCCTCCAGAAGTTCTTGAAAAGATTGTATTTGGCTTTTTGGGAGCCAAAGACGAGAGAGTAATACTTAAATCAGGGGTAGGTATTGATGCTGCTGCAATTGACTTTGGTGAGAATGTTTTAGTTGCCTCAAGCGACCCAATAACTGGAGCAGAGAAACACATAGGCTTTTATGCAATTCACGTAAATGCAAATGACGTTGCAACTTTTGGGGCAAAGCCAAAATGGTTCCTCGCAACTATTCTCCTTCCCGAAAACTCCGATGAAACATTACTTAAAGAAATCATGGAAGATATGCACGAAAATGCGAAAAAACTTGGAGTTTCTATAGTAGGAGGTCATACAGAGGTAACAATTGGACTAAACAGGCCAATAGTGATAGGAACAATGCTTGGAGAAGTTAAAAAGGAAAAACTCGTCAGGTCAAATGGTGCTAAACCAGGAGACATGATAATTCTAACTAAGGGAGCTGGAATCGAAGGAACAGCAATCATAGCAAGCGAACATGAAGAAAAACTAAAAAACGCTTTTGGTAAAGAGTTTGTTAACAGAGCAAAAGAATTTTTAGAAAAAATTAGTGTTGTAAAAGAAGCCCTCATTGCAGCAGATATCGGGGTTAATGCTATGCATGACCCCACAGAAGGGGGAATCGCAAACGGTTTTCATGAGATGGCAGATGCTGCTGGTTTAGGGTTTAGAGTTTACCATGAAAAGATACCTATTGCCGAGGAAACTAAAAAACTGTGTGAATACTTCAATCTTGATCCACTGGCATTAATAAGCTCTGGCTCCCTTTTAATTGCTGCTCCAAAGGAGAAAGCGGAGGAGATAGTTGCAGCAATACAAAAGGAAGGAATAACCTCTGCAATAGTCGGAGAGTTTTTAGATGATAACAATATAAAAACTATTGTAAAAGAAGGAGAAGAAATCCCTCTAAAAAGGCCAGAAACCGACGAAATTTGGAAACTTTTTTAA